A single Plasmodium yoelii strain 17X genome assembly, chromosome: 10 DNA region contains:
- a CDS encoding actin-like protein, putative, which translates to MQNQEDRKNVPVIIMDPGTWKIKIGFATDDLPTFEMPCIYIEKEMMNSKIVKFGYDAIKEYTLIKYGHNKYNEAEKGESTKDESLVNVNTVFADPRHPLSKNQYPHLLEVYNHLIMKLNINTSDYNLLVIIPEMVEKLYATNLLNWAFKIHDFCSISFIYNSLAASYYYGLKTALIVDLGESASRIVPVAENNGTFLEFAKISEINGYLISNYISNFVKMNDNYIDYILIQDYKESNSYVSLDIDNNIKILTECNGIIKPYKIPYNNNIYIDPKGEILSHEIYFKPEFLAHLPGNFYKQNIISLSQLIFEAVSSCPIDLRKVLLNNIILVGGVSNCINMPDRLHKELNKILRIKNFSENTRISIKHIRMADIASYLGGKKYAKIIYSNKKKWITKNEYSANPTNEILQKLFIWANIL; encoded by the exons atgcaaAATCAAGAGGACAGGAAAAATGTTCCCGTAATTATTATGGACCCCGGAACATG GAAAATAAAGATTGGCTTCGCTACGGATGATTTACCAACTTTTGAGATGCCTTGTATATACATAGA AAAAGAAATGATGAATTCAAAAATAGTAAaa TTTGGCTATGATGCCATAAAGGAGTAtacattaataaaatatggacATAACAAATACAATGAAGCTGAAAAGGGTGAATCCACTAAAG ATGAATCATTAGTGAATGTCAATACTGTATTTGCGGATCCTCGACATCCCTTGAGCAAAAACCAATATCCTCATCTACTGGAAGTGTATAACCATCTTATAATG aaattaaatattaataccaGTGATTACAATTTATTGGTGATAATTCCCGAGATGGtcgaaaaattatatgcGACAAACTTGCTAAATTGGGCTTTTAAAATTCATGATTTTTGCTCGATATCTTTTATCTATAACTCACTCGCGGCATCTTACTATTATGGATTAAAAACAG cTCTCATCGTTGACTTGGGTGAAAGCGCTAGCAGAATCGTTCCTGTGGCTGAAAATAATGGAACATTCTTGGAGTTTGCAAAAATAAGCGAGATAAATGGCTATTTAATAAGCAATTATATTTCAAACTTTGTGAAAATGAATGACAACtatattgattatatattaatacagGATTATAAAGAATCAAATAGTTATGTAAGTCTAGAtatagataataatataaaaattttgacTGAATGTAATGGTATAATAAAACCATATAAAATACcatacaataataatatatatatagatccAAAAGGTGAAATATTAAGccatgaaatatattttaagccTGAATTTTTAGCCCATTTGCCAGggaatttttataaacaaaatataatttctttGAGTCAATTAATATTTGAAGCTGTTTCTTCATGTCCCATTGATTTAAGAAAAGTGTTActcaataatattatattagttGGCGGTGTTTCTAATTGCATAAATATGCCTGATAGATTGCATAAAgagttaaataaaatattacgAATTAAAAATTTCAGTGAAAATACTAGAATATCCATAAAGCACATTCGCATGGCTGATATTGCATCTTATTTAGGAGGAAAGaaatatgcaaaaataatttattctaataaaaaaaaatggataacGAAAAACGAATATTCTGCTAATCCAACAAACGAGATACTACAGAAACTTTTTATTTGGGCAAACATCCTCTAA
- a CDS encoding erythrocyte vesicle protein 1, putative encodes MNCSFVTLINFIFLFALNFDTYVLCAWTNEAIQYRKLNRVNRILSNTKSDTSDEKTKETKFSNDSHKNGKGEKSHKKKGSNDHIEGENSESKSSIECENKYKDDLLNESNGSGDFSHSVKEGAIKKYQCHSSIFNCFTKSRNDDDDDDDEDSYKQKDTNENNLNIKPDDDPDEGHSKFWRNKKKNKHGIDTNPHKINISYLTRKKNPLPNYEFNLETVTKFIDSNQKIIDLGNDTIIKDNMNRSSNSVKSRDMLLNVSLKNIDNLFYDKIVTHLLGYAYIFYGHKVNINKLEKELIKDYYYNYKVLKDSINNIPDEFKYTQNNSKIDPVYNLLDYLGIEKYYYGFNRNLYTFLFLAREFWQKEHALTKVYESLPVDFEFDRKELIEQIHDSTSDEKDIYDFSYKIFDPICNFLHTYNCFNLNYISNKLINNLRAKKSNGVIKKELSKLTEYIQATHFDIIEYLKDLTYYITNLFEYGHKENLYNELVIFCYSLFFDYYLDTLDKLLYIIQIHLKYPFNEQIKNDLSTINVRIKTHRDFVGNELTSFYHKYNISENLLECVTGVFSNNEYRVLILEQYLDSKYSNYLSLILLLFKYLKVFIFSMSTYSNLQITHSLLSDLEKKKVKYDEALDILTHYASFNIFDSAFFNKKKSNSTNPKTD; translated from the exons ATGAATTGTTCATTTGTAacattaattaattttatttttttattcgcTTTAAATTTTGATACGTATGTTTTATGTGCATGGACAAATGAAGCTATACAATACAG AAAATTAAATAGGGTCAATAGAATATTGAGCAATACTAAATCGGATACTTCAGACGAGAAAACAAAAGAAACAAAATTCTCAAATGATTCTCACAAAAACGGTAAGGGGGAAAAAAGTCATAAAAAAAAGGGTAGTAATGACCACATTGAAGGGGAAAATAGCGAATCAAAATCTTCTATAGAatgtgaaaataaatataaagacGATTTATTAAATGAATCAAATGGATCTGGCGATTTTTCACATAGTGTTAAAGAGGGCGCAATAAAAAAGTATCAGTGTCACTCAtctatttttaattgttttacAAAGTCCAGAAATGATGATGacgatgatgatgatgaagatAGTTACAAGCAAAAAGAtacaaatgaaaataatttaaatataaaacctGATGATGATCCTGATGAAGGACATTCCAAATTTTGGagaaataagaaaaaaaacaaacatgGCATCGATACAAATCCtcataaaataaacattAGTTATTtaacaagaaaaaaaaatcctCTGCCTAATTATGAATTTAACCTTGAAACGGTTACCAAATTTATAGATTCCAatcaaaaaattatagatCTTGGAAATGATACAATAATTAAAGATAATATGAATAGAAGTAGTAATTCTGTAAAATCAAGAGACATGTTATTAAATGTgtcattaaaaaatatagataatcttttttatgataaaattgTAACTCATTTATTAggatatgcatatatattttatgggcataaagtaaatattaataaattggAAAAAGAGTTAATAAaagattattattataattataaagtACTTAAAGattcaataaataatattccCGATGAATTTAAATATACCCAAAACAATAGTAAAATTGATCCAGTTTACAATCTATTGGATTATTTAGGAATAGAAAAATACTATTATGGATTTAATagaaatttatatacatttttatttttagcgCGTGAATTTTGGCAAAAAGAGCATGCATTGACAAAAGTATATGAATCATTACCAGTAGATTTTGAATTCGATAGAAAAGAATTAATAGAGCAAATTCATGATTCTACTTCTGATGAGAAGgatatatatgatttttcttataaaatatttgatccgatatgcaattttttacatacatataattgctttaatttaaattatatatcaaacaaattaataaacaatttacgtgcaaaaaaatcaaatggagtcataaaaaaagaattaagTAAATTAACCGAATATATACAAGCTACGCATTTTGACATTATCGAATATTTAAAAGACctaacatattatattactaatttatttgaatatggacataaagaaaatttatataatgaattagttatattttgttattctttattttttgattatTACCTAGATACTTtagataaattattatatataatacaaatacATTTGAAATATCCATTTAATGAGCAAATAAAAAACGACTTATCAACTATAAATGTTCGAATTAAAACCCATCGAGATTTTGTAGGAAATGAACTGACTAGTTTTTATCACAAATATAACATATCTGAGAATTTATTAGAATGTGTTACTGGtgttttttcaaataatgaatatagaGTTTTAATTTTAGAACAATATCTAGATtcaaaatattcaaattatttatcaCTCATATTGTtactttttaaatatttaaaagtttttatattttcaatgtCTACTTATTCAAACTTGCAAATTACACATTCTCTTTTATCAGatcttgaaaaaaaaaaagttaagtATGACGAAGCTTTGGATATACTTACTCATTATGCCTCTTTCAACATATTTGATagtgcattttttaataaaaaaaaaagtaattcAACAAATCCAAAAACCGactaa